One stretch of Akkermansia sp. RCC_12PD DNA includes these proteins:
- a CDS encoding autotransporter-associated beta strand repeat-containing protein, with product MPSGGAARPEEGYDGAVTMEGSGDIFLESSNVSDAGNKDKYYRMDINLAGGADSRVYLGFSNSTARTAFLQGRIAGTGTLVLENTSRARVSIFDLTGADMSGFSGTLETAAPRSKMDGNGNYNTPVQVQAAGDMHSTVVDLSLIRQGGTNPGGLDNWLTSGVGTPAYVVLKLEGDLSTAGLEGDTAGGSSRVTVGNGKTATLTVDNAEDHEFKGIIGGAGADGAYHAGTADRDSYTTGKVIEADGTGIINLVKKGTGTQTLYAAHLGSLDIQNGTLRIGEGGGITLKDGFSMSSGARLDIASGASLTLNGSARASELALMSIQSSGTITFGHELVMDMEGTLELDSSVQFSHGSMLTVNAPGPDAESGISRKLVSVTDGHALSLSEGVYKEIIRYAEGKDADGNRIYRDIDVYGGITLNVQGSDRWQMLLTGLDSSSLTGTFFDTDKFTYYVWQGNASGSAEGNVWADGSSGSSPWEGGLTFRNGDREVCFGMKDLSGKDINSFDVCIEGTVGISSMTVTVDKTANNGLGYRFHAVAEGGGCIADGEADAPGYLRKEGQGMLTLATCNTFSGGTEILEGSILAAREGALGSGSIRMADGTQLYINYPFANELDSSYRNPTISNDIQIGFSSKDSARVIIGYSPMSLAERDENSENNSGYQWDYLTSRHWRTLSLTGRLSGYGELTLMGYTSTTSNGADKWASMFRISDENLPEGEKSDFSGTVKLDNYILYSSAKSSANANANNDRLDVRKPGAVQLSIEDDALRNARVDLTRGHAVNASDNGTAFEGKERMDLYHILLVRSDSILAGLQGDLIGKTQDTEYYGGTYSIAGEVDTLRVLTNSTSTLTLDVREADELYFDCDILPVEQAEYPLLSITGVEGIADSGRLNLDGDVLVRFSGYNFSGTSTIDKEYYLVTTENGIFVNGSLGGFQTRTISVGGGYFGIIKITEDSLNLVMTVTNTPTRTWYNGESGENDEAVAATDNVWYCQYGGGWPGNRPEPLAGRARQKSGCERFLQGFLSRRLRQGGRRKDGGGGNGRRKGI from the coding sequence GTGCCGTCAGGTGGGGCGGCCCGTCCGGAAGAGGGTTACGATGGCGCCGTAACGATGGAGGGTTCCGGAGACATTTTCCTGGAAAGTTCCAACGTGAGCGACGCTGGAAACAAGGATAAATATTACCGGATGGACATCAATCTGGCAGGTGGAGCGGATTCCAGGGTTTACTTGGGATTTTCCAATTCCACGGCCCGTACGGCCTTCCTGCAGGGCAGGATTGCGGGAACCGGAACCCTGGTGCTGGAAAACACCAGCCGCGCCCGCGTTTCCATCTTTGACCTGACCGGGGCGGATATGAGCGGTTTCAGCGGAACGCTGGAAACGGCGGCTCCCCGTTCCAAAATGGACGGCAACGGCAATTACAACACTCCCGTCCAGGTCCAGGCAGCGGGCGACATGCACTCCACCGTGGTGGACCTCTCCCTGATCCGCCAGGGAGGAACGAATCCGGGCGGCCTGGACAACTGGCTGACGTCCGGAGTCGGCACACCCGCCTATGTGGTGCTGAAGCTGGAAGGGGATTTGAGCACCGCCGGGCTTGAGGGGGACACGGCAGGCGGCTCCTCCCGCGTCACGGTCGGAAATGGAAAGACCGCTACCCTGACGGTCGATAATGCGGAAGACCATGAATTCAAGGGAATCATCGGAGGAGCAGGGGCGGACGGAGCCTACCATGCGGGCACTGCGGACAGGGACAGCTACACCACCGGAAAGGTTATTGAAGCGGACGGAACGGGAATCATCAACCTGGTCAAGAAGGGAACCGGCACCCAGACTCTTTATGCGGCCCATCTGGGCAGCCTGGATATTCAGAATGGAACGCTCCGCATAGGGGAAGGCGGCGGCATCACGCTGAAAGACGGTTTTTCCATGTCTTCCGGCGCACGGCTGGACATCGCCTCCGGCGCTTCCCTGACCCTGAACGGAAGCGCCCGTGCGTCCGAACTGGCCCTGATGTCCATTCAATCCTCCGGAACAATCACGTTCGGCCATGAGCTGGTCATGGACATGGAGGGAACGCTGGAGCTGGATTCCTCCGTCCAATTTTCCCATGGAAGCATGCTGACGGTAAATGCCCCCGGGCCGGACGCGGAATCCGGAATCTCCCGGAAGCTGGTTTCCGTGACTGACGGGCATGCGCTGTCCCTTTCCGAAGGAGTGTACAAGGAAATAATCCGGTATGCCGAGGGGAAGGATGCGGACGGCAACCGGATTTACCGGGACATCGACGTGTACGGCGGCATTACGCTGAACGTTCAGGGCAGCGACAGATGGCAAATGCTGCTGACCGGGCTGGATTCCTCCTCGCTGACCGGAACCTTTTTCGATACGGACAAATTCACCTATTATGTCTGGCAGGGAAATGCCTCCGGCTCCGCGGAAGGAAATGTATGGGCAGACGGTTCTTCCGGCAGCAGCCCGTGGGAGGGCGGCCTGACCTTCCGGAATGGAGACCGGGAAGTCTGCTTCGGCATGAAGGATTTGTCCGGAAAGGACATCAACAGCTTTGACGTTTGCATTGAGGGCACGGTGGGTATTTCCAGCATGACGGTCACGGTGGACAAGACGGCGAATAACGGTCTGGGCTACAGGTTCCATGCAGTGGCGGAAGGCGGCGGCTGCATTGCGGATGGGGAGGCGGATGCTCCGGGCTATCTGCGCAAGGAGGGGCAGGGAATGCTGACGCTGGCTACCTGCAATACGTTCTCCGGAGGCACGGAGATTCTGGAGGGCAGCATCCTTGCGGCACGCGAAGGAGCGCTTGGCTCCGGCAGCATCCGCATGGCGGACGGGACGCAGCTCTACATCAACTATCCGTTCGCGAACGAACTGGACAGCTCCTACCGCAATCCAACGATTTCCAACGACATTCAGATAGGCTTCTCCTCCAAGGACTCGGCCCGGGTTATCATTGGCTATTCGCCGATGTCCCTGGCAGAACGGGATGAAAACTCGGAAAACAACTCCGGCTACCAGTGGGACTACCTGACCTCCCGCCACTGGCGCACCCTGAGTCTGACAGGAAGGCTCAGCGGGTATGGTGAACTGACGCTGATGGGCTATACCTCCACTACGTCCAACGGGGCGGACAAATGGGCGAGCATGTTCCGCATAAGCGACGAAAACCTGCCGGAAGGGGAAAAATCCGATTTCAGTGGCACGGTGAAACTGGACAACTACATCCTGTATTCCTCTGCCAAATCCTCCGCCAATGCCAACGCCAACAACGACCGCCTTGACGTCCGCAAGCCGGGAGCGGTTCAGCTTTCCATAGAAGACGACGCTCTGAGGAACGCCAGGGTAGACCTGACGCGCGGGCATGCGGTGAATGCCTCCGACAACGGAACCGCCTTTGAAGGCAAGGAGCGCATGGACCTGTACCACATTCTCCTGGTCCGGTCAGATTCCATTCTGGCGGGATTGCAGGGAGACCTGATCGGCAAGACGCAGGACACGGAATACTACGGCGGCACCTATTCCATCGCCGGAGAAGTGGACACCCTGCGCGTTCTGACCAATTCCACCAGTACGCTGACACTTGATGTGAGGGAGGCGGATGAACTGTATTTTGACTGTGACATTCTTCCGGTGGAACAGGCGGAATATCCGCTTCTGTCCATTACGGGTGTGGAGGGGATAGCGGATTCCGGCCGCCTGAATCTGGACGGAGATGTGCTGGTGCGCTTTTCCGGATATAACTTCAGCGGCACGAGCACGATTGACAAGGAGTACTACCTGGTAACCACGGAAAACGGCATTTTTGTCAACGGCAGCCTGGGAGGATTCCAGACGCGTACGATTTCCGTGGGCGGCGGCTATTTCGGCATTATCAAGATTACAGAGGATTCCCTGAATCTGGTCATGACTGTCACCAATACTCCCACCCGCACCTGGTACAATGGGGAAAGCGGGGAAAATGACGAGGCCGTGGCGGCTACGGACAATGTCTGGTATTGCCAATACGGAGGCGGATGGCCAGGGAACAGACCGGAACCACTGGCTGGAAGGGCTCGGCAAAAATCTGGGTGTGAACGGTTTCTACAGGGATTCCTATCACGTCGTCTTCGGCAGGGAGGGCGACGGAAAGACGGGGGCGGTGGAAATGGACGGAGGAAGGGAATATAA
- a CDS encoding autotransporter-associated beta strand repeat-containing protein — MIADGPLPDDYGSGDWKTILTKDGKGTLIIETANTYSGGTEVNGGRIVMRDSSALGTGEIRMFDGTSLALGYASSGFVQQVASLNNLLTVADDSRVTVTHTDRVIGAVISRVQGGAAANLFLQDSTDHANSVFRLDDGSGFSGTVSMGAAAGASGVVQASLAQNKWNHASFDLSLNGAKTTVLHLYPMDEGHEWSLAGVAGMDEESAITAEKSAGKDSSVTLHLSTQRQDRVYNGDMGFGRYVDMYDNGLMNDSGYISLIKTGTFSQTVGNARLAGLDIQEGIIKVAKTLFLEGKLNVSENGNLVVGGGSSKNVYDYDLQVNDGGVLRLGSGFGSLSGTAYTENGVAKVGNMILLNGGGILGMLDADWNTTYEMVVDAGSADFVLDTTGYDPDTMTASGDSHVMTFNGEIKPGKTSGTICIRNDNAGRNGRVVLGGANTWDGTFRVTDHAALELAHAEALNTKAGVVLQGADSRLDVKAGVVSYISSVELKGIGASVNTLNSSSPADASVTVTARTGAGSSSVAGASFGSSGGYGIVRGGSSADRALFHGVKVEVRTGAALSHTEFSGSLLDVAAGQQAVIADMLIHAADSGIRMGELSSLTVSSAASSVPGLNISYADGNFSMTNASTWTTNALITGTGQASLDFSGGVNLLLTECSGGLMDQLMASRVSTINFVLCDRDLPGSASNADFSTVCVLYDTALKNAGFVLDNEGTWMNDGVVTLVRPVPEPASAALGLLGLGVLLLRRRRH; from the coding sequence ATGATTGCCGACGGCCCGCTGCCGGACGATTACGGAAGCGGCGACTGGAAAACCATTCTGACCAAGGATGGAAAAGGCACCCTCATTATAGAGACGGCGAACACCTATTCCGGTGGAACGGAAGTCAATGGCGGCAGGATCGTCATGCGTGACTCCTCCGCCCTGGGAACGGGGGAAATACGGATGTTTGACGGAACTTCCCTGGCTCTGGGTTATGCCAGTTCCGGATTTGTCCAGCAGGTGGCGTCCCTGAACAACCTGCTGACGGTTGCAGATGATTCCCGCGTAACGGTGACTCATACGGACAGGGTGATCGGCGCCGTGATTTCCCGGGTTCAGGGCGGCGCTGCCGCCAACCTGTTTTTGCAGGATTCCACCGACCATGCCAATAGCGTTTTCCGGCTGGACGACGGCTCCGGCTTTTCCGGAACCGTCAGCATGGGAGCGGCTGCCGGGGCCAGCGGAGTGGTGCAGGCCTCCCTGGCGCAAAACAAGTGGAACCATGCCTCCTTTGACCTGAGCTTGAACGGAGCGAAAACGACGGTGCTTCACCTCTATCCCATGGATGAGGGCCATGAATGGAGCCTGGCTGGAGTAGCGGGGATGGATGAGGAATCCGCCATTACGGCGGAGAAAAGCGCCGGGAAGGATTCCTCCGTTACGCTGCATTTGTCCACCCAGAGGCAGGACCGCGTTTACAATGGCGACATGGGATTCGGGCGGTATGTGGATATGTACGACAACGGCCTGATGAACGATTCCGGCTATATCAGCCTGATCAAGACGGGAACGTTCTCCCAGACTGTCGGGAACGCCCGCCTGGCAGGCCTGGACATTCAGGAGGGGATCATCAAGGTGGCGAAAACGCTTTTCCTGGAGGGGAAATTGAATGTTTCTGAAAACGGCAATCTGGTCGTAGGGGGCGGAAGTTCCAAAAACGTGTATGATTATGACTTGCAGGTGAATGACGGAGGCGTGCTGCGGCTGGGCAGCGGGTTCGGCTCCCTGTCCGGAACGGCTTATACGGAAAACGGCGTTGCCAAGGTCGGCAACATGATTCTTCTGAATGGCGGGGGCATATTGGGCATGCTGGATGCCGACTGGAACACCACTTATGAAATGGTGGTGGACGCCGGGAGCGCGGACTTCGTACTGGACACGACTGGATATGATCCGGACACCATGACCGCGTCCGGGGACAGCCATGTGATGACCTTCAACGGGGAAATCAAGCCCGGCAAAACCTCCGGGACCATCTGCATCAGGAACGACAACGCCGGCCGGAATGGCCGCGTGGTGCTGGGAGGCGCCAATACCTGGGACGGCACTTTCCGTGTGACGGACCATGCCGCCCTGGAACTGGCCCATGCGGAAGCCCTCAACACGAAGGCCGGAGTTGTTCTGCAAGGGGCGGACTCCCGGCTGGACGTCAAGGCCGGGGTTGTTTCCTACATCAGTTCCGTGGAGCTGAAGGGGATCGGAGCCTCTGTCAATACGCTGAACTCTTCTTCCCCGGCGGATGCCTCCGTGACGGTGACGGCGCGGACCGGGGCGGGTTCCTCCTCCGTGGCCGGGGCTTCGTTCGGGTCCTCCGGCGGGTACGGCATTGTCCGGGGCGGAAGTTCCGCTGACCGCGCCCTGTTCCATGGCGTGAAGGTGGAGGTCAGGACCGGGGCCGCCCTCTCCCATACGGAGTTTTCCGGGTCTCTGCTGGATGTCGCCGCGGGGCAGCAGGCCGTCATCGCCGACATGCTGATTCATGCTGCGGATTCCGGCATCAGGATGGGGGAACTTTCCTCCCTCACCGTTTCTTCCGCGGCCTCTTCCGTTCCCGGACTGAACATCAGCTATGCCGACGGCAATTTCTCCATGACGAATGCCTCCACCTGGACGACCAATGCGCTGATCACCGGAACGGGACAGGCATCCCTGGACTTTTCCGGAGGGGTGAATCTGCTGCTTACGGAATGCAGCGGCGGCCTGATGGACCAGTTGATGGCCTCCCGGGTGAGCACTATCAACTTTGTCCTGTGTGACAGGGACCTTCCGGGCAGCGCTTCCAACGCCGATTTTTCCACGGTCTGTGTGCTGTACGATACCGCCCTGAAAAATGCCGGTTTCGTGTTGGACAATGAAGGCACCTGGATGAATGACGGCGTGGTTACGCTGGTGCGTCCTGTTCCCGAACCCGCCTCCGCCGCACTGGGCCTCCTGGGGCTGGGGGTGCTTTTGCTGCGCCGCCGCAGGCATTGA
- the mazG gene encoding nucleoside triphosphate pyrophosphohydrolase: MNDTEMIECHEPALQMQRLISIMKRLRAPQGCPWDAEQTHKSLITNMIEEAYEAVDTIQRDDWKQMREELGDVLLQVVFHAEIAQENGRFDFNDVAAEVSEKLIRRHPHVFASSRADTTDAVLTQWDKIKRQEKGTESTPYLHGTGKGLPALLRAWKLQKKAAKAGFDWPDAQGALDKVKEETAECEEILPLPEEDPRITEELGDLLFSVVNLCRKKGIDPEVAMTGANKKFERRFNKMERLLAKDGLTLDQADLDAMEARWQQAKSAE, encoded by the coding sequence ATGAACGACACTGAAATGATTGAATGCCACGAGCCTGCCCTCCAGATGCAGCGCCTCATCTCCATCATGAAGCGCCTGCGCGCGCCGCAAGGCTGCCCCTGGGACGCCGAACAGACACATAAATCACTGATCACCAACATGATTGAGGAAGCTTACGAGGCTGTGGACACAATCCAAAGGGACGACTGGAAACAAATGCGGGAGGAACTGGGCGACGTGCTGCTCCAGGTCGTTTTTCACGCGGAAATCGCCCAGGAAAACGGACGGTTCGATTTCAATGACGTGGCCGCCGAAGTCAGTGAAAAGCTCATCCGCCGCCACCCCCACGTATTCGCCAGCTCCCGGGCGGATACGACGGACGCCGTCCTGACCCAGTGGGACAAGATCAAAAGACAGGAAAAAGGGACGGAATCCACCCCCTATCTGCACGGCACGGGCAAGGGGCTGCCTGCCCTTCTCCGGGCTTGGAAACTTCAGAAAAAAGCCGCGAAAGCCGGGTTTGACTGGCCGGACGCCCAGGGAGCCCTGGACAAGGTGAAGGAAGAAACGGCTGAATGCGAGGAGATACTGCCCCTGCCGGAAGAAGATCCGCGTATCACGGAAGAACTGGGGGACCTGCTGTTTTCCGTGGTGAACCTGTGCCGCAAAAAGGGAATAGACCCGGAAGTGGCCATGACGGGCGCCAACAAAAAGTTCGAACGGCGTTTCAATAAAATGGAACGCCTGCTGGCCAAAGACGGCCTCACACTGGACCAGGCGGACCTGGACGCGATGGAAGCCCGCTGGCAGCAGGCGAAATCCGCCGAATAA
- a CDS encoding ComF family protein, with translation MLAEIFREWSSWVYPFVCELCGCRSPDGRYVCPACRERFISIEPPFCAVCGEPAEGSFIPGGMCSRCAGDSPSFEEARAVYVNDGELRELLLSFKYAGALHLAGTFAGMMAEAVRGNRHWFGGRERLLVPVPMNWRKLVRRGYNQTEELAVLLGKELGWAVAPVLKRLPARMPQASLAREQRLRHARKIYAAHESKLKRRPISGRDILLVDDVFTTGATADACSRLLLRAGASSVCVLTLARTHHAWHG, from the coding sequence ATGCTGGCGGAAATATTCAGGGAATGGTCTTCCTGGGTATATCCCTTTGTCTGTGAGCTATGCGGTTGCCGCAGCCCGGACGGAAGGTACGTCTGCCCGGCATGCCGGGAGCGTTTTATTTCCATAGAGCCACCCTTCTGCGCCGTTTGCGGGGAGCCGGCGGAGGGTTCCTTCATTCCCGGCGGGATGTGTTCCCGCTGTGCCGGGGACTCTCCCTCCTTTGAGGAGGCGCGCGCCGTGTACGTCAATGACGGAGAACTAAGGGAACTGCTTCTTTCCTTCAAATATGCCGGAGCCCTGCACTTGGCCGGAACCTTTGCGGGGATGATGGCGGAAGCCGTGCGCGGAAACCGCCACTGGTTCGGAGGAAGGGAGCGACTGCTGGTTCCGGTTCCGATGAACTGGCGCAAACTTGTCCGGAGAGGATACAACCAGACGGAGGAACTGGCCGTGCTGCTGGGGAAGGAACTTGGCTGGGCCGTCGCCCCGGTGCTGAAACGCCTGCCGGCCCGGATGCCCCAGGCAAGCCTGGCACGGGAACAGCGTCTCAGGCACGCCCGGAAAATATACGCTGCTCATGAAAGCAAGTTAAAACGCCGCCCCATCAGTGGCCGGGACATTCTTTTGGTGGATGACGTATTCACAACCGGAGCCACGGCAGATGCCTGTTCCCGTCTGTTGCTTCGCGCCGGAGCCTCTTCCGTCTGCGTGCTGACCCTGGCGCGGACGCACCATGCATGGCATGGCTGA
- a CDS encoding thioesterase family protein — translation MNLELVFQTEDEVMFYDTDCGGVVHNLAYLRMIEACRTKLGAKLGMDYKTMGDLQQFTVVVRHEIDYVRPAVLGDTIVTTGWLQSVERASFWCDFEMCRASNNDLLVRAHQKLAFVQMPQGRPVRIPSEWRTRWQECMES, via the coding sequence ATGAATCTGGAGCTGGTGTTTCAAACGGAAGACGAGGTCATGTTTTATGATACGGATTGCGGAGGCGTGGTCCACAACTTGGCCTATCTGCGCATGATTGAAGCCTGCCGCACCAAACTGGGAGCAAAGCTGGGCATGGATTATAAAACCATGGGTGACCTCCAGCAATTCACCGTGGTGGTGCGCCACGAAATCGACTACGTTCGGCCGGCCGTTCTGGGGGATACGATTGTGACGACCGGATGGCTTCAGTCCGTGGAAAGAGCCAGTTTCTGGTGTGATTTCGAGATGTGCCGTGCTTCCAACAACGATTTGCTGGTGAGAGCTCATCAGAAACTTGCCTTCGTGCAGATGCCCCAGGGCCGTCCCGTACGCATTCCGTCTGAGTGGCGTACGCGGTGGCAGGAGTGCATGGAATCCTGA